DNA from Flavobacteriales bacterium:
AATGCCCCAATCGATGCCCAGGTCGGGGTCGTCCCACCGGATGGTGCGCTCCGAGGCGGGGTGGTAGAGCGCGGTGCACTTGTAGGCGAAGACGGTGTCGTCCTCGAGCGCCACGAAGCCGTGCGCGAAGCCCGGCGGCACCCACAGCATGGCCGGCGACCTCCCGTCAAGGGGCACCTTCACGTGCCGGCCGTAGGTGGGGCTGCCGGGGCGGATGTCCACGCACACGTCGATCACGGCGCCGCGCACCACGCGCACCAGCTTGCCCTGGGCATGGGGGGCGATCTGGAAGTGGAGGCCGCGCAGCACGCCTCGGCGCGAGGTGCTCTCGTTGTCCTGCACGAAGGCGCGCGGGCCGATCAGCCGGTCCATGGCCGGCTGGCTCCAGGTCTCCATGAAGGAGCCCCGGTCATCGGCGAAGATGCGGGGCCGCATGAGCAGCAGGCCCTGGATGGGGTAGGTCGTGGTCTCCATCATCCCTTGCTGAATAGGCCGCCGAAGAGTCCGCGCTTGCGCTTGGTGCTGCGTTCCTCGTAATAGCCGCCGCTGTAGCCATAGCCATAGCCGTAGCCGTAGCCATAGCCGTAGTTGTAGCCGTACTTGTTCCGGTCGATGTCCACGCCGTTGAGCACGCAGGTGAGCCGCTTGATGCTGTTCTCGTTGATCAGCCGGTCCACGTTCTGCACGAACTGCTTCTTGCTGTAGTCGCTGCGGAAGATGTAGATGGGGTAGTCGGCCAGCTGGATCATGGGGATGCCATCGGTCACCAGGCCCACCGGCGGGTTGTCGAGCAGCACCACGTCATAGCGCTGCTTGAGCTCGGTGAGCACGTCGGTCATCGCCTGGCTGATGATGAGCTCCGAGGGGTTCGGCGGGATGGGGCCGGCCGTGATGTAGTCCAGCGATGCCAGGTTGCTCTTGCGGATGCAGGAGTCGAGCGTGTCCTTGCCGATGAGGATGGTGCTCATGC
Protein-coding regions in this window:
- the rfbC gene encoding dTDP-4-dehydrorhamnose 3,5-epimerase, whose product is MMETTTYPIQGLLLMRPRIFADDRGSFMETWSQPAMDRLIGPRAFVQDNESTSRRGVLRGLHFQIAPHAQGKLVRVVRGAVIDVCVDIRPGSPTYGRHVKVPLDGRSPAMLWVPPGFAHGFVALEDDTVFAYKCTALYHPASERTIRWDDPDLGIDWGIEAPLVSPKDREGFAFNGPWGR